Genomic DNA from Oryzomonas sagensis:
GATCCCGATCAGCAGTTGCGCCAGTTCCACGGCCGGCTGGTGGGTCAGGCCGCCGAACATGACGTGGGACATGCGCCCGATCTGGGCCGTCATGGCGGCATTGAGCGCCGGGTGGTTGTAGCCGTGGATGGCCGACCACCAACTGGACATGCCGTCGATCAGGCGCTGCCCGTCCATCAGCTCGATGTACACCCCGTCGGCCCTGGCCACGGGATAGCATGTCAGCGCCTTGGTGGCCGAGGTGTAGGGGTGCCAGACGTGCGCCCTGTCGAATTCGAGAAGCTCCTCTTCGGTCATTTTTCCAAAATTATCGGAATCATCCATCTGCATGCCTTCATGTCGTCGTTATTCGGGAGCCGGGGCCGCGTTTCCCGTGACGCCGCGTAGCCCGGGCCCCTCCGGAGCCCCACCCTTTCGCGGTGCGTCTGCATTATACGGCAGAGATCCGCATCTGTCATGGAGGAAACGTCCCTGCCCCGTAACGCCGCTGGCGATGCGGGTTCGTGAGTTTGATAACAAAAAAATAAATTTTGTCTTGTTGAACCCCCCCCCTCCGGTGGTATAGTTATCCGAGTAATTAGTTTTTTCATATGTTCGTTCTGCCTCGACAGGGCTCACCCCTTCGCGAGAGGGGGACGGAAAGCCACGGATCTCCCGGATGACGGGAAGAGGGCCGAGCTGCCGAAGGATACGTCATCTTCGCGGGGCCCGGCATTTTTTACGCGCACAGACGGCGTCCGGCCGCTTTGAGGGCTTTCCGGCCAGGTAGTGAAACCATGCAATGGGGCAGGTGGAAAGGCCGGTTGACCGGCAGAGGAGAAGCGAGGAAGCTATGTCTATACCGATTCAGAATTTCAGCGGAAGCGAACCCAATGTGGCAGAATGCAGGACCGAGTATCTCGTCGATGAATTTTCCCGGTGTCTCGCCCACAACACCGCCTGCCGGTACGCCGTTCCGGCAGGCACCACCAGCAGCTACTGCATCCATCCCAACCACACCGCCTTTCAGGACATGCCGGCGTTCGGAGGCCGGCAGGATCATGGGGCGGCGGGACACAACCACTCCATGGCCCACTAGCGTTCCGTGCGGGGCACTGACGCCTTGCAACGTGGAATGTTTCGGGCTGCCCCCCTCCCTTGACGGGAGGGGAGCGGACGTTGCTTGGGGCGGCACGGCGGCCGGTCAGCCGTGGGGCAGTTCCCGGGCAAAGCGCCCGTAGTCGGCATCGGTCTTGAGGATGTGATTGGTGAGCCAGCTATGGAGGAACTGCAGCACCTCCAGGGAGAGGTGGGCCTCCCCCCGGCGGAACTCCTCCCGGATCTCGGCCAGCCGGTCGCAGAACCGCTGGTGTTCCTGCCGGTGGTGCGGCAGGGCGGGGTACTGGTGGGCTTCCATCCACTGCTCCTCGGCGGCGAAGTGGTAGGTCGCATAGTCGGACAGCTCGTCGAGAACCGCTTCGATTTCATCCCGCTCCGCCTTGTACATAAAGCCGTCGAACGCCAGGTTGATCAGGTCCACCAGGTGCTTGTGATGCTCGTCGAACTCATGGATGCCGAGTTCGAAGTTCTGGTCCCAGTGCATAAAGGTCATGGTGTCGCTCCCCGTCATGCTCGCTTCGTCCGTACCAAGCAAGTATTCCAAAAAAATATCGGGATGGCAAGGCCTGTCGCCGTTTCCCGCTCCGGGGCGGCCCCGCTGCGCTTCCCCGGTTTTTCCCCCTGTTTACACTATTGTGTTGACGATTCCGAAATTTCCCCTATAATTATTTAATTATTCTAATTTAAAATCAACAGTTTATCTGACTAGAAGACATTTTCCCGCGGAGGTGGTCGCATCAACATGCCCGACGTCACCCCCACGACATCCGGTACGACTGCGCCGGGCCGTGCCTCTTTCTACCGGCTCGTGGCCGGCGTCCTGCTCACCAACCTGTTTGTGATCGGGCTGGTCTGCTTTTCCCTGTACCAAAGC
This window encodes:
- a CDS encoding bacteriohemerythrin yields the protein MTFMHWDQNFELGIHEFDEHHKHLVDLINLAFDGFMYKAERDEIEAVLDELSDYATYHFAAEEQWMEAHQYPALPHHRQEHQRFCDRLAEIREEFRRGEAHLSLEVLQFLHSWLTNHILKTDADYGRFARELPHG